In the genome of Hevea brasiliensis isolate MT/VB/25A 57/8 chromosome 14, ASM3005281v1, whole genome shotgun sequence, the window CCCATAAATACATCACAATAAGAGCAGACTAAGTTGGAAATCTTTGGAATCCAAATAATTAATTTGCAGGCCAACTGCAGTGGATAATGTGGAGCCCAGAGGAATGAATTATTAGATAGctttttgaatttgaattttcTCTAGCTCTTAGAATGTatcaaagaaatgaaataaatcataattctatTGCAAGTACAATAAATATTTATAGCTAAAAATCTTCCACTAGCAATAATACACATTCATCAACATAATGTTTGAAAGGTTTTTCTaagaaaataaatcaatttaaataattttataagaaaatttatgtatttaaaataaaattttaaaataatatatttttttcaaattttattatttagaacAATTGACCATGTATggacttattttttattttgcctTCATTTATAAAgagataaatataatttaaatggaattttttttaatttttaatagaaaatttcattaaataaattaaattcttgcAAAACCATGCTACTTATAGTATGAATTTATTTagttcaaattttcttttaggaaaagaaaaactaagtgaattgaattctattaattttaaaattttaaaattaatcaaataaaattcaacaaaattgatttttcttttaattttcagactttgtaaatacacctaatcaacaGATGCTATACTAATAAATTCTTGCAATCTTCCTTTGGCAATCCAAAACTGTAACTCCTTTGCCATATCACTTAGGATCTATTTTATATTACTATTAAAATCACTCGTGAAAATTACAtcctttaataaattaattaaatagtatagaaatttattttaaaattaaatttggcaTGTTTTAATTATATGAAGCGATGAGATTTTAAATTTAAGTAAacgtaaatatttaaatttaatagagTTGAACTCGAAACTTCACCATTTAAAGATGACTCTAGTATCTTATTAGtaattaggcatatttttattATACCAAATTGGTGTAGATCCCCCATTTTTGTACATTAGGATCACCAATGATTTTGGTGGTTACAGTTGCAGACAACAAACATAAGCTAACAGAAAAACAAAAGGATTTTCACCATACTGGCTCTTGGGACTTGACAGATTATAGATAGAGAGCAAATCAATAACACGAAAGCAGTCACAGCAACACAAAAGCAGCCAAACAAAACAACTGTTTAAATAATTAAGAGGCCTTGGAAGCTTGTGACTGAACCCAAACAAGATGATCAGGCAATATGATCAAAGCTCCAACCTGAGGAGTCCATATGGCAAATAGCAATAGCTTCCACTTTATCTCCCATTGTCACCACCGACACCAAGCGATACCTTGGCAATCTTTGCATGTTCAACGTCATAATGGCCAAGGAAAGCCTGATATATTGGGTGACAAAATACCATTCCAGGACCTACAATCTCCTGAGGATCTTCCAAGACAATATAGTCTTGAAATTTGCAATATCGGAGCTGACGTTGTAGGGTGCTTGGTTTCCACAATTTTGAAGTCCCTCTCTGATCCGACGGAGCGGTGGACAAAATCAAGCATTGATTCCATATCTCTTGCACAAATTCTTTTCTCTGCttcagctggccggatttcacaGATCTTCATGGGAGACTTTGGCCTGTGGGGAATGTTTGAAACTACATTACACACTTTTTAGTGTAAGATACGTCAAAAATTAATGTCATAGCCGGAAGAGCA includes:
- the LOC131172908 gene encoding BURP domain-containing protein 3-like, which gives rise to MGKNTFGWPPAPSIPLPWRPRLYSKRPLLEPRGPVSNIPHRPKSPMKICEIRPAEAEKRICARDMESMLDFVHRSVGSERDFKIVETKHPTTLSLAIMTLNMQRLPRYRLVSVVTMGDKVEAIAICHMDSSGWSFDHIA